A region of the Pseudoprevotella muciniphila genome:
TGCTTGGAGGTGAAGATTATGCGTGCCAAAATTTGAAAGCAGCCAAATATTTCAGAGTAGATGGCGTGCATTTTACATGGGATGCCTACAAAATGCAGGGTATAATGTTGTACAATGCCATTATAAATGGTTTTCTCGACTATATAGAAAACACCAAACAATAATATTTCTATTTTCATAACACTTATATACATTGGATTTCAGCCATCTTATAGGAAAATTTGATTTTTCTCATTTGACAGAATTGTTCATGTATAATGAGAATAGTCCTCTACTTTTCAATAGTGGGTTATTTCTATTCTTATTTGCAGCGTTTGCAGGGATATATGCACTGCTAAAGAACAAAACTTCAGCAAGATTGTTTTTTGTTATTTGTTTCTCTTATTATTTTTATTACAAGTCAAGTGGATTCTATTTTTTCCTTTTGGCTGTAGTATCTTTATCTGATTTTATAATAGGTAGTTTTTTGGGCAATGTAAAGCGCCAAACTTTCCGCAAAATGCTTGTAGCATTAAGTTTGATTATAAACCTCGGTCTTTTGTGCTATTTCAAATACACAAATTTTCTTGGTGAAATTTTTTCAAATGTTTTCCATGATGGTAAATTTCAGCCCTACAACATATTCCTTCCTGTAGGAATATCTTTTTTCACCTTCCAGTCATTAAGTTATACTATTGATATCTATCGGCAACAAATCAAGCCTCTGATAAATCCTTTAGATTATTTCTTCTATGTATCATTTTTCCCTCAATTGGTAGCAGGCCCTATCGTTAGAGCGAAGGATTTTATCCCCCAAATACGTAAGCCACTATATGTTTCTCGTGAAATGTTTGGGCATGGTCTTTATCTTATAATGAGTGGACTTTTCAAAAAAGCAGTCATTAGTGACTATATCAGCATAAATTTTGTTGATAGAATTTTCGACAATCCTACGTTGTATAGCGGTGTGGAAAATTTATTTGGAGTTTACGGGTATGCACTTCAGATATATTGCGACTTTTCGGGCTATAGCGACATGGCTATTGGCATTGCTTTGCTCCTTGGTTTTACATTCCCTCTAAACTTTAATTCTCCATATAAATCAGCATCCATAACTGAATTTTGGAAAAGATGGCACATATCTTTGAGTTCTTGGCTGAAAGATTATGTATATATATCATTTGGGGGTAATCGGAAAGGTAAAATCAGGCAGTATATCAACCTAATGCTAACTATGCTTATTGGTGGTCTTTGGCACGGTGCCATGCTTAAGTTTATACTTTGGGGCGGCATACATGGATTAGGACTCGTTGTACATAAAATCTGGATGTTCATAACACGACAACAAAAAGGTGGAAAGAACCTTCCCTTATGGCGCCGAATTCCTGCGATATTCATTACGTTCCATTTTGTTTGTATTTGTTGGGTATTTTTCCGAGCGGACAATATGGACAAAGCCTTTATGGTGCTGTCACAAATCGTAACATCTTTCAATGCTCAAGTTTTTGTGCAAATGATTACTGGTTATTGGGGTGTTTTCGTTCTTATGCTAATAGGCTATATTACGCATTTTATGCCTATACAACTTGTAGCAAAGGTTAGCCGTACCATCCAACTATCGCCACTATTTATTCAGGCTCTCTTGATTGTACTAATTACTTACATTGTTATTCAGATTAAAACCGCTGATGTACAACCTTTTATCTACTTCCAATTCTAAAAGTTGCTTTGCTTTTATTGGGGTATGGTTTTCTCATTGGCAATCTTTCTACTGCCCCAAGATACTCTGTATTTACCTGAAATTCAGAAAGAGTAAACTTCTTTAATGAAAAGAATTACAGATTTACATTTGATGGTGAAATTAAATATGTAAATTCGCAGTTAGAAATTTAAGAAATTTGTAGTTTATCATGAAATTAATAATATCAGATGAATTGACATCTCGTTGGCCTAAACTCAAAGTTGGTGTGCTGACTGCAAAAGTCAAGAATTCACCAACTTCATCAGATTTGTGGCGGGAAATATTGAACGAGGTGTCGTGCATTCGTTCAAAATATGATACGACAACCATCAAGTTGCGCCCTGGAATTGTAGCGACCCGAAATGCCTATAAGGCAACAGGAAAAGACCCAAGCCGTTATCGCCCTTCAAACGAACAACTGGCACGGCGCGTAATACAAGGCAAGGAACTTTATAGTGTTGACACACTCGTTGACATAGGTAATTTGGTGTCCCTGCGTTGCGGATATTCTATTGGTGTACTTGACTCTCTTAAGATTGTTGGTGATGTTGTGTTGGGAATCGGCCATCACGAGGAGCCATACGAAGGAATAGGTCGTGGCGTACTAAACATAGAGGGATTGCCTGTTTACAGGGATGAACAGGGTGGCATCGCAACTCCTACAAGCGACAGTATGCGAACAAAGATTTCTTCTGAAACAGTCAACATCTGTGTTTTCTTCAATGGTTATGATGGTGACGAAGGAAACATTGCTTTAGCCATCCAATTCATGCAGTCGCTATTAGAGAGATATGCCGAGGGAAGAGATTTTTCATCCACCATTGTGAAATAAGATTATCCAAACACCATGGGAAACATTCCAAACTTAAAGGACATAGTCCTTCGCGATACTCCATTCGCCGATTTAATGAACCGGAGAGTTTTCAACATTTTGCTTCTTGCTACTAAATATGATGCATTTATGCTCGAAGAAGATGGTCGTGTGGATGAAGAGATGTTCAATGAATACACCCATTTAGGTCTTCGCTATCCTCCTCGTTTTGCTCAAGCAAGCACGTTGGAAGAAGCGGAAAAGATGCTTAGTGAGCGTAATTTTGAACTAATTATCGAAATGCCCAACATGGACAACATCGATTTGACAGCCAATGCACGTAGCATCAAGGAGAAATGGCCACAGATTCCAATCGTGCTTCTGACCCCGTTTTCGAAGGAAGTCAGTAAGCGTGTGGCACGCGAGGATCTCTCTTGTGTGGAATACGTGTTTTCATGGTTGGGCGACTCTGAGTTGCTTTTGGCTATAGTCAAACTGATGGAGGATAAATGGAATGCTCCTCACGACTGTGCTTCTGTAGGTGTTCAGATTATTCTTTTGGTGGAAGACAGCGTGCGATTCTACTCCTCTGCATTGACCCACTTATTCCGATATGTGCTTGAGCAGAGCCAATATTTCGCAAAAGAAGCCTTGAACGATCAACTCCGTACGATGCGTATGCGAGGAAGGCCTAAGGTAATGTTAGCCCGCAGTTATGAAGAGGCTCTGGGCATCTATAATTTATATAAAGACAATATTCTGGGCATCGTCAGTGACATGAGCTTTGCAAAAGGCGGCAAGAAAGAAGAGAAGGCCGGTCTTGCTCTTGGTGAATATATCCGCAGAATTGATGAACACCTTCCAATCATTCTCGAATCAAGCGAAGACGAAAACGCTATTGTTGCAGACAAATTGGACGCAGACTTTATAAGCAAAAACTCTAAGACCTATCCGCAGGACCTGAAGCAGGCAGTGAGAAAGAACTTCGGTTTTGGAGATTTCATCATACAAAACCCTGAAACGGGCGAGGAATTGATGCGCATGAAATCGCTCAAGGATCTTCAGCACCACGTTTTCGAAATACCAGATGATGCTATGCGTTATCATCTTACAAAGAATCATTTTTCCCGTTTCTTCTTTACACGCGCCATGTTCCCTCCAGCAGTAATCTTGAAGGAGGTCAGTGTTCAAGAATACGTTGACATGGATGAGGCGCGCCAGTTGGTATTCGACCTCATTATGAGTTATCGTCGTATGAAAAACGAGGGTGTGGTTGCTATTTATAGCCGAGACATGTTTGATGAATACAGCCATTTCGCCCGTATTGGCAAAGGCAGTCTTGGCGGCAAAGGTCGTGGTTTGGCATTCATGGGTACTATGGTCAAGCGCTACCCAAAACTTGAGAGTAAAGATCTTGCTGTAAACATACCTAAGACTGTAGTGGTCTGCACGGATGTTTTCGATGAGTTTATGGATCAGAATAACCTTTACCCTATTGCATTAAGTGATGCAAGTGATGATGAAATTCTTCAGGCTTTTGTAAATGCCACTCTGCCCCTACATGTCCGAGAAGACTTAGCCTTCTATTTCAACACCTTGCATTGTGCAGTAGCTGTACGCTCTTCAAGCATTCTTGAAGATGCTCATTATCAACCTTTTGCCGGCGTTTACAGCACTTATATGGTACCTGTTGACCCGAACAACAAGGACATATCGTTAGAGAGACTACTAAAAGCCATTAAGGGCGTCTATGCCAGTGTATTCTTCCACGATAGCAAAGCCTATCTTACTGCAACACAGAACCTCATAGACCAAGAAAAAATGGCTGTAGTTCTTCAGGAAGTTGTCGGAAGCATTCACGATACGCTCTACTACCCCACTCTTTCCGGTGTTGCGCGTTCGCTTAATTTCTATCCTGTAGGTGAAGAAAAGGCAGAAGAAGGCATTGCAAGCATTGCTTTCGGACTTGGTAAATATATTGTTGATGGTGGACTTACTCTAAAATTTTCGCCCAAACACCCACGCCATATTTTGCAACTCAGCACTACAGATTTTG
Encoded here:
- a CDS encoding MBOAT family O-acyltransferase, which translates into the protein MYNENSPLLFNSGLFLFLFAAFAGIYALLKNKTSARLFFVICFSYYFYYKSSGFYFFLLAVVSLSDFIIGSFLGNVKRQTFRKMLVALSLIINLGLLCYFKYTNFLGEIFSNVFHDGKFQPYNIFLPVGISFFTFQSLSYTIDIYRQQIKPLINPLDYFFYVSFFPQLVAGPIVRAKDFIPQIRKPLYVSREMFGHGLYLIMSGLFKKAVISDYISINFVDRIFDNPTLYSGVENLFGVYGYALQIYCDFSGYSDMAIGIALLLGFTFPLNFNSPYKSASITEFWKRWHISLSSWLKDYVYISFGGNRKGKIRQYINLMLTMLIGGLWHGAMLKFILWGGIHGLGLVVHKIWMFITRQQKGGKNLPLWRRIPAIFITFHFVCICWVFFRADNMDKAFMVLSQIVTSFNAQVFVQMITGYWGVFVLMLIGYITHFMPIQLVAKVSRTIQLSPLFIQALLIVLITYIVIQIKTADVQPFIYFQF
- a CDS encoding B3/B4 domain-containing protein, producing MKLIISDELTSRWPKLKVGVLTAKVKNSPTSSDLWREILNEVSCIRSKYDTTTIKLRPGIVATRNAYKATGKDPSRYRPSNEQLARRVIQGKELYSVDTLVDIGNLVSLRCGYSIGVLDSLKIVGDVVLGIGHHEEPYEGIGRGVLNIEGLPVYRDEQGGIATPTSDSMRTKISSETVNICVFFNGYDGDEGNIALAIQFMQSLLERYAEGRDFSSTIVK
- a CDS encoding PEP/pyruvate-binding domain-containing protein; the encoded protein is MGNIPNLKDIVLRDTPFADLMNRRVFNILLLATKYDAFMLEEDGRVDEEMFNEYTHLGLRYPPRFAQASTLEEAEKMLSERNFELIIEMPNMDNIDLTANARSIKEKWPQIPIVLLTPFSKEVSKRVAREDLSCVEYVFSWLGDSELLLAIVKLMEDKWNAPHDCASVGVQIILLVEDSVRFYSSALTHLFRYVLEQSQYFAKEALNDQLRTMRMRGRPKVMLARSYEEALGIYNLYKDNILGIVSDMSFAKGGKKEEKAGLALGEYIRRIDEHLPIILESSEDENAIVADKLDADFISKNSKTYPQDLKQAVRKNFGFGDFIIQNPETGEELMRMKSLKDLQHHVFEIPDDAMRYHLTKNHFSRFFFTRAMFPPAVILKEVSVQEYVDMDEARQLVFDLIMSYRRMKNEGVVAIYSRDMFDEYSHFARIGKGSLGGKGRGLAFMGTMVKRYPKLESKDLAVNIPKTVVVCTDVFDEFMDQNNLYPIALSDASDDEILQAFVNATLPLHVREDLAFYFNTLHCAVAVRSSSILEDAHYQPFAGVYSTYMVPVDPNNKDISLERLLKAIKGVYASVFFHDSKAYLTATQNLIDQEKMAVVLQEVVGSIHDTLYYPTLSGVARSLNFYPVGEEKAEEGIASIAFGLGKYIVDGGLTLKFSPKHPRHILQLSTTDFALRETQRNFYALDMENEVNEFDIHEDFNLKKVSIKDAPLDSTLKYVVSTYDRDSDMIWDGYFPHGRRIISFANLLQNDSLPLAPTISRLLEIGQKEIGRPVEIEFAVNVNPETGTGTFYLLQIRPIVDNKERIEEDLGIIDSNNTIISSTKVLGNGIVNDVYDVVYVKSELFDATNNPRIAEEIVKINEKLLSEDRNYILVGPGRWGSSDPWLGIPVKWAHISGARVIVECGLQNYQVDPSQGTHFFQNLTSLGTGYFTINPFRDDGSFDEDYLNSLPAEEETEFVRLVHREKPFVIKMDGRKSIGVVMK